One part of the Anopheles merus strain MAF chromosome 3L, AmerM5.1, whole genome shotgun sequence genome encodes these proteins:
- the LOC121600408 gene encoding uncharacterized protein LOC121600408, translating into MEPPAKKTKLDTENVPNASASQSVSSSYHGMFYHLRLGMVILLHSYNFHRKGTLPYLSITMEDCEAGKFDDIVIRYASSTTPKGTIYIQAKHKLSSENTKPLTEGDFFTKKASNTPFSVPMYFRSYLDHYRPASSGSQAYLLCTNATIDDKMMQYFTQRHRGVSDILSFCALINATCYSFKREGKFTALLKDLRRVSLEKLGKLLATHAKTGEEINSNDTLISLYHNLIAMSVERITSNVFRFKREFWTAHDATPMGRLRIIVEREYGKLPQNRPKEEALQLTISNSSINFPNAAANPGSVDQFCFEQIDRIIHQFCDEFLLVCGSKSESKLLTDAHKLMPSWVRDRKGAFENLQTLLLEALRGEGSSTITLNQLKETYIEVNANESFNMLRVLTQEHFQSVRNEYPFIELQADRLRDSSLYRFICNSSSHDVHCFFTKHNVNVSSTMIAQASALQQYDCLFVNGSSSQVKGNIREILRDVMEFLFDVDLTSRYIFVIYGQPAPADLRAVQRHSSKYKIKSILVQQLAVDNLYEDRFFVRDLTEEAKERLLKQHKHFTIFGTTITFNGAVRDDDTLSFLCGVLERCSGTEEQRSEYCNKQSFESISKWYIPRSIASYGERSSKLGLQEERFELEYPSDLQVIPFDRFSLETSTGLTHLNSAINLPSDAHRFPEELKPNSEAKVHIILDDAGYGKSTFFIALASHLSDDNPSPFVIRMIALSYSADFARLKTAADPSRMDDTAIVRILYRLIHLTLCVSNVNAQSVRDTDSIRELADEAARLFTISEGKVVLDQDQTSSSKLAVEELLELRLFAEKFNQKQLLLLLDGFDEIAPHYKQLVMKFLSRLAGVDGIGKLYLSSRPYDFKAEMEQAMPSCKIHQLEPFAMRDELRFVHNYLTSELEAYKRCEEGDRITVVAILYDRLMESISELKCIPLFLHMGARMLLPAVRQHVNFEQRTVSREIFNPTNNDQLQMVAEFVDKKMQILQMGKTGLTDTVTYNAAQIIKNEESRQQCKRRHLLLALVVMFDKDDRAALLSNKEQLEVARCLQKLAESNEKTGIVLGVRDDMPQFSHRIFAEYFAASWLHEHKHRAECVSFRQSGSYRKRELSRVRDFFDRMNQMGY; encoded by the exons ATGGAACCACCTGcaaaaaagacaaaattaGACACTGAAAATGTCCCAAATGCATCGGCCAGCCAGAGCGTTAGCTCTTCCTATCACGGGATGTTCTACCATCTACGGCTCGGAATGGTGATACTGCTGCACTCGTACAACTTTCACCGTAAAGGAACGCTGCCCTACCTCAGCATCACGATGGAAGACTGTGAGGCGGGCAAGTTTGATGACATAGTGATCCGCTACGCGTCATCCACCACCCCGAAAGGTACCATTTACATCCAGGCCAAGCATAAACTCTCCTCGGAAAACACGAAACCACTCACGGAAGGAGATTTCTTCACGAAAAAGGCCTCCAACACTCCGTTCTCCGTTCCCATGTACTTTCGATCGTATCTGGACCACTATCGGCCCGCTTCCAGTGGTTCGCAGGCATACTTACTTTGCACCAATGCAACGATCGATGATAAGATGATGCAATATTTCACCCAGCGACACCGTGGTGTGAGTGATATTCTATCGTTTTGTGCTTTGATTAACGCTACATGCTATTCCTTCAAGCGAGAAGGCAAGTTCACCGCACTGTTGAAAGATCTGCGAAGAGTCAGTTTGGAAAAGCTGGGCAAACTGCTCGCGACGCACGCTAAAACTGGAGAGGAAATCAACTCAAACGACACACTCATTAGTTTGTACCATAACTTAATTGCAATGTCGGTGGAACGGATCACGTCGAACGTGTTCAGATTCAAGCGTGAGTTTTGGACAGCACACGATGCCACGCCCATGGGAAGGCTTCGCATCATCGTTGAGCGGGAGTATGGAAAGCTGCCTCAAAATAGGCCCAAAGAAGAAGCGCTACAGTTAACGATTTCAAACTCCTCCATCAATTTCCCCAACGCCGCTGCAAACCCTGGCTCTGTGGATCAGTTTTGCTTTGAGCAAATCGATCGAATAATCCATCAATTTTGTGACGAGTTCCTGTTGGTGTGTGGCTCGAAAAGTGAATCGAAACTGCTAACCGACGCTCACAAACTGATGCCCAGCTGGGTGCGCGATCGAAAGGGAGCATTTGAAAATCTGCAAACCCTGCTGCTGGAAGCACTCCGAGGGGAAGGATCGAGCACGATCACGCTGAACCAGCTCAAAGAAACGTACATTGAAGTGAATGCGAACGAAAGCTTCAACATGCTGCGAGTACTGACACAAGAACACTTTCAATCAGTGCGCAATGAATATCCATTTATCGAATTACAGGCAGATCGTCTGAGAGACTCTTCGCTCTATCGATTTATCTGTAACAGTTCGTCGCATGATGTTCATTGCTTTTTTACCAAACACAACGTTAACGTCAGTTCAACAATGATTGCACAAGCTTCAGCCCTCCAACAGTatgattgtttatttgtaaacggCTCATCAAGCCAAGTGAAAGGAAACATTCGTGAGATCCTACGTGATGTGATGGAGTTCTTATTTGATGTTGATCTCACTTCACGTTACATTTTTGTCATTTATGGtcaaccagcaccagcagatcTTCGTGCAGTCCAGAGACATTCAAGTAAATACAAAATTAAGTCCATTCTCGTTCAACAACTAGCCGTGGACAATTTATACGAAGATCGTTTCTTCGTTCGTGATCTTACGGAGGAAGCAAAGGAACGGTTGTTAAAACAGCACAAACATTTCACGATTTTTGGAACAACTATCACTTTCAATGGAGCTGTGCGAGACGATGATACAttaagttttttgtgtggagtATTGGAAAGGTGTAGCGGAACGGAGGAGCAAAGGAGTGAATATTGCAATAAGCAGAGCTTTGAAAGCATTAGTAAATGGTACATTCCCCGTTCGATTGCGTCTTATGGAGAGCGTAGCAGTAAACTTGGATTGCAAGAAGAAAGATTCGAATTAGAGTATCCATCAGATCTTCAAGTAATACCGTTTGATAGATTTTCATTAGAGACTTCAACCGGTTTGACGCACTTAAACTCTGCCATTAACTTGCCTAGCGACGCTCACCGCTTTCCTGAAGAGCTCAAGCCGAACAGTGAAGCCAAAGTGCACATAATCCTAGATGACGCTGGGTACGGAAAATCTACCTTCTTTATTGCACTAGCGTCTCATCTATCGGATGATAATCCATCGCCGTTTGTCATACGCATGATCGCTTTGAGCTATAGTGCCGATTTTGCTCGCCTAAAGACGGCCGCCGACCCGAGCAGGATGGATGACACAGCCATCGTGAGAATCCTGTACCGGCTTATCCATTTGACACTGTGTGTGAGCAATGTTAACGCACAATCAGTAAGAGATACCGATAGCATAAGAGAGCTGGCTGATGAAGCCGCCCGCCTGTTTACGATCTCAGAAGGTAAAGTTGTGCTCGATCAAGATCAAACTAGCTCATCCAAACTCGCCGTAGAAGAGCTGCTAGAGTTGCGATTGTTTGCGGAGAAGTTTAATCAAAAGCAGCTTCTACTCCTGCTGGATGGGTTTGATGAGATTGCTCCCCATTATAAGCAGCTTGTAATGAAGTTTCTGTCACGGCTCGCAGGTGTGGATGGCATTGGGAAGCTTTACCTTTCCTCCAGACCGTACGATTTCAAAGCTGAGATGGAGCAAGCAATGCCCAGTTGTAAAATACACCAGCTAGAACCGTTTGCAATGCGGGATGAATTACGATTTGTGCACAATTATTTGACAAGCGAACTTGAAGCTTACAAACGGTGCGAGGAAGGGGATCGCATAACGGTAGTAGCGATATTGTACGATCGCTTAATGGAAAGTATTAGTGAGCTGAAGTGTATTCCTCTGTTTCTTCACATGGGAGCAAGAATGCTATTGCCTGCAGTTAGACAGCACGTTAATTTTGAACAACGTACAGTTTCACGCGAAATCTTCAACCCAACTAACAACGATCAATTACAAATGGTGGCGGAGTTTGTCGATAAAAAGATGCAAATACTACAAATGGGTAAAACTGGCCTAACCGACACCGTTACGTATAATGCAGCGCAGATTATTAAAAACGAGGAATCTCGCCAACAGTGCAAGCGTAGACATTTACTTCTAGCGCTGGTTGTGATGTTTGACAAGGACGACAGAGCTGCGTTGCTGTCGAACAAGGAACAGCTAGAGGTCGCTCGATGCCTGCAAAAGCTAGCTGAAAGCAATGAGAAGACAGGAATCGTACTAGGAGTGCGGGATGATATGCCCCAATTCTCGCATCGAATCTTTGCGGAGTACTTTGCGGCGAGCTGGTTACACGAACACAAGCATCGAGCGGAGTGTGTAAGCTTTCGTCAGTCGGGGTCGTACCGAAAGCGTGAGCTGAGTCGAGTGAGGGATTTTTTCGATCGGATGAATCAAATGGG atATTAA